DNA from Deltaproteobacteria bacterium:
CGATCAGCTGCCGAACAGGTTCTTCATCATCCACAATCAGAATCCTTGTCTTCGTCTTTGTTTTCATAATCCCTGACCTCTTGTTGATTCCCCGGGTCTGCCCAAACGGGTGTCTGTATTTAGGTCGATCTCCCCATGGCCTTGTCAACCACACGCCGGAGGAGCCGATAGTCCAGAGGCTTGGCAAGGTAGCTGAGAATTCCCGCCTTTCTAGCGTCTCTTTCTGTTTGCTCAGAATAGTCCGAGGTAGTCATGACGAACTCGATTCCGGGAAACGCCTGCCTAAGTCTGGGAATCAGCTCATATCCCTTCATGTCGGCCAGGTCTGTGCTGATTACGGCGGCTTTCACAAAGGGGCCGACCGTCAGTTCCAAAGCGGCCCGGCCGGAATCCACTGCCACCGTGTGCCACTTGTTTGAAATGAGCGTCTGCTCCATCCTCTGGAGTTCTGCTGGTTCCGAATCCACCAAAAGGAGTTATGGGTTCACTCCCCTCACTCCTCAAACGACTCGGCTACTTGAATCACCAGGCCAGAAAGACCAAAACCCGTGCCAGCG
Protein-coding regions in this window:
- a CDS encoding response regulator, which encodes MEQTLISNKWHTVAVDSGRAALELTVGPFVKAAVISTDLADMKGYELIPRLRQAFPGIEFVMTTSDYSEQTERDARKAGILSYLAKPLDYRLLRRVVDKAMGRST